Proteins from one Limanda limanda chromosome 9, fLimLim1.1, whole genome shotgun sequence genomic window:
- the aldh7a1 gene encoding alpha-aminoadipic semialdehyde dehydrogenase: MQRCLTLTFARHSRLLLRNKLASVHCQQTAAMSGLLINQPKYAWLKELGLSEDNPGVYNGSWGGSGEVITSYSPANNEPIARVTQATMGEYEETVQKAREAWKIWADIPAPKRGEIVRQIGDALRKKIGVLGSLVSLEMGKIYVEGVGEVQEYVDVCDYAVGLSRMIGGPILPSERPGHALIEQWNPVGLVGIITAFNFPVAVYGWNNALALTCGNVCLWKGAPTTPLTSVAVSKIVAEVLEHNKLPGAICSMTCGGADIGTAMAKDERVNLLSFTGSTHVGKMVAMMVQERFGRNLLELGGNNAIIVFEDADLNLVVPATVFASVGTAGQRCTTTRRLILHESVHDTVVERVAKAYKQVRIGDPEDPSTLYGPLHTKQAVDQYLAAIEQAKQQGGTVVCGGKVIDRPGNYVEPTIITGLAHDAAIVHTETFVPILYVLKFKTEEESFAWNNEVKQGLSSSIFTKDMGRVFRWLGPKGSDCGIVNVNIPTSGAEIGGAFGGEKHTGGGRESGSDSWKQYMRRSTCTINYSNDLPLAQGIKFE; this comes from the coding sequence ATGCAGCGCTGCCTCACTCTGACTTTTGCCCGGCACAGCAGGCTCCTGTTGAGAAATAAATTAGCATCTGTCCACTGTCAGCAGACGGCAGCCATGTCAGGTCTCCTCATCAACCAGCCCAAGTACGCTTGGCTGAAAGAGCTCGGCCTGTCTGAGGACAATCCCGGCGTGTACAACGGGAGCTGGGGGGGTAGCGGCGAGGTCATCACGTCTTACAGTCCCGCCAACAATGAGCCGATTGCCAGAGTAACCCAGGCTACCATGGGGGAGTATGAAGAAACTGTCCAGAAGGCAAGAGAGGCCTGGAAGATTTGGGCAGATATTCCAGCCCCAAAGAGAGGGGAGATCGTGAGGCAGATTGGCGACGCTCTGAGAAAGAAGATCGGTGTCCTCGGAAGCCTTGTGTCTTTGGAAATGGGCAAGATCTATGTTGAGGGAGTGGGTGAGGTTCAGGAATACGTCGATGTCTGCGATTACGCTGTTGGTCTGTCTAGAATGATTGGCGGCCCCATCTTGCCCTCAGAAAGACCAGGCCATGCTCTGATCGAACAGTGGAACCCAGTCGGACTTGTCGGCATCATCACTGCCTTTAACTTCCCTGTGGCTGTGTACGGCTGGAACAACGCCCTCGCTCTCACCTGTGGCAACGTCTGCCTGTGGAAAGGAGCTCCAACCACACCCCTCACAAGTGTCGCAGTCAGCAAGATCGTGGCTGAGGTGCTGGAGCACAACAAGCTGCCCGGTGCGATCTGCTCCATGACCTGCGGAGGCGCTGATATCGGTACCGCCATGGCGAAGGACGAGCGCGTGAATCTGCTGTCGTTCACTGGCAGCACCCATGTCGGCAAGATGGTGGCCATGATGGTGCAGGAAAGGTTCGGTCGCAACCTCTTGGAGCTCGGCGGAAACAACGCTATCATCGTGTTTGAGGACGCTGACCTAAACCTTGTCGTGCCCGCCACTGTCTTTGCATCTGTGGGAACTGCGGGCCAACGCTGCACCACAACCAGGAGATTGATTCTGCACGAGAGCGTTCATGACACAGTGGTTGAGAGGGTCGCCAAGGCCTACAAACAAGTCCGCATCGGAGACCCCGAGGATCCCAGCACCCTCTATGGACCTCTGCACACCAAGCAAGCTGTGGATCAGTACCTTGCAGCCATTGAGCAGGCCAAGCAACAGGGCGGCACTGTGGTCTGTGGAGGAAAGGTGATTGACCGTCCTGGAAACTACGTAGAGCCCACCATTATCACCGGGCTGGCTCACGACGCCGCCATCGTCCACACAGAAACCTTTGTCCCCATCCTCTATGTCCTCAAGTTCAAGACGGAAGAGGAGTCGTTCGCCTGGAACAACGAGGTCAAGCAGGGTCTGTCCAGCAGCATCTTCACCAAAGATATGGGCCGGGTATTCCGCTGGTTGGGGCCTAAAGGATCCGACTGCGGCATCGTGAATGTCAACATTCCTACAAGCGGAGCTGAGATTGGAGGAGCCTTCGGTGGGGAGAAACACACAGGAGGTGGAAGAGAGTCCGGCAGCGACTCGTGGAAGCAGTACATGAGGCGTTCCACGTGCACCATAAACTACAGCAATGATCTCCCTCTGGCCCAGGGAATCAAGTTCGAGTGA